From the Streptomyces sp. KMM 9044 genome, one window contains:
- a CDS encoding VOC family protein, whose protein sequence is MPGQGNTVPEGCTAVAPWVVTDGTGAFLGFVTEAFGGEELGRVPTEDGLVGHGGIRVGDTVVPAFDRHDDRPAVPSLLRVFVAGADEAFSRAVAAGGRVVTPVLDGAFGQRGGCVEDPFGNIWWVVGCVEYVSEGETWRRLRDPLHAEGMRVAQETLGVELSGRRHGRSSAPVKAGG, encoded by the coding sequence ATGCCGGGGCAGGGCAACACCGTGCCGGAGGGCTGCACCGCTGTCGCACCCTGGGTCGTCACCGACGGCACGGGGGCCTTCCTCGGCTTCGTCACCGAGGCGTTCGGCGGTGAGGAGCTCGGGCGGGTGCCGACCGAAGACGGTCTGGTCGGGCACGGTGGGATCCGGGTCGGCGACACCGTCGTGCCGGCCTTCGACCGACACGACGACCGGCCGGCCGTCCCGAGCCTGCTGCGCGTGTTCGTCGCCGGCGCGGACGAGGCGTTCTCCCGGGCCGTCGCCGCCGGCGGCCGGGTCGTCACACCCGTGCTGGACGGCGCCTTCGGGCAGCGCGGAGGGTGTGTCGAGGACCCCTTCGGCAACATCTGGTGGGTGGTCGGCTGTGTGGAGTACGTCTCGGAGGGGGAGACGTGGAGGCGGCTGCGGGATCCCCTCCACGCCGAGGGCATGCGCGTGGCTCAGGAGACTCTCGGCGTCGAGCTCAGCGGTCGACGCCATGGACGCAGCAGCGCCCCCGTCAAGGCGGGCGGCTGA
- a CDS encoding ROK family glucokinase, which translates to MGLTIGVDIGGTKIAAGVVDEDGNILSVHKVPTPGTPDGIVDAIASAVDGARAGNEIVGVGIGAAGYVNRQRSTVYFAPNIDWRQEPLKEKVEARVGLPVVVENDANAAAWGEYKFGAGKGHRNAICITLGTGLGGGVIIGNKLRRGHFGVAAEFGHIRMVPDGLLCGCGSQGCWEQYASGRALVRYATQRANATPENAETLLALGDGTPEGIEGKHVSMAARQGDPVAVDSYRELARWVGAGLADLASLFDPSAFIVGGGLSDEGELLLDPIRKSYKRWLVGGNWRPVADVRAAELGNKAGLVGAADLAREPDPIM; encoded by the coding sequence ATGGGACTCACCATCGGCGTCGACATCGGCGGCACCAAGATCGCGGCCGGCGTGGTCGATGAGGACGGCAACATCCTCTCGGTCCACAAGGTGCCGACCCCGGGCACGCCCGACGGCATCGTGGACGCCATCGCCTCCGCGGTGGACGGAGCACGCGCGGGGAACGAGATCGTCGGCGTGGGAATCGGTGCGGCCGGATACGTCAACCGCCAGCGCTCGACGGTGTACTTCGCCCCCAACATCGACTGGCGCCAGGAACCGCTGAAGGAGAAGGTCGAGGCCCGCGTGGGTCTCCCGGTCGTCGTGGAGAACGACGCGAACGCGGCGGCCTGGGGCGAGTACAAGTTCGGCGCGGGCAAGGGCCACCGCAACGCCATCTGCATCACACTCGGCACCGGCCTCGGCGGCGGCGTCATCATCGGCAACAAGCTGCGCCGGGGCCACTTCGGCGTGGCCGCCGAGTTCGGGCACATCCGGATGGTCCCGGACGGCCTGCTGTGCGGCTGCGGCTCACAGGGCTGCTGGGAGCAGTACGCTTCCGGTCGCGCCCTCGTCCGGTACGCCACCCAGCGCGCCAACGCGACCCCGGAGAACGCGGAGACGCTGCTCGCCCTCGGCGACGGCACCCCCGAGGGCATCGAGGGCAAGCACGTCTCCATGGCCGCCCGCCAGGGCGACCCGGTGGCCGTCGACTCCTACCGGGAGCTTGCCCGGTGGGTCGGCGCCGGCCTCGCCGACCTGGCCTCCCTCTTCGACCCCTCCGCCTTCATCGTCGGCGGCGGTCTCTCCGACGAGGGGGAACTGCTCCTCGACCCGATCCGCAAGTCGTACAAGCGCTGGCTGGTGGGCGGCAACTGGCGTCCGGTCGCCGACGTCCGGGCCGCCGAGCTCGGAAACAAGGCCGGCCTGGTGGGTGCGGCCGACCTGGCCCGGGAACCCGACCCCATCATGTGA
- a CDS encoding endonuclease/exonuclease/phosphatase family protein, whose protein sequence is MATTSLLPDSRTGADGSAVVRVMSYNIRSMYDDTDALARVITACAPDLVLVQEAPRFFRWRKKLARLASASGLVTLSGGATAAGPAILCSLRATVERTEDVLLPLTPGLHRRGFATAVVGFGGARFGVLSCHLSLRKDERYAQGGMLLDRLAGMGAEHAVAGGDLNERPDGRTFRRLGDSLTDCWAAGPWGGEYTSTSAEPHQRIDALFATRGVEVLGCGVPLGQPGVTEADLRAATDHLPVLAALRVPAA, encoded by the coding sequence ATGGCGACGACTTCGCTGCTGCCCGACTCCCGGACCGGGGCCGACGGTTCGGCCGTGGTCCGTGTCATGAGCTACAACATCCGGTCGATGTACGACGACACGGACGCCCTCGCCCGGGTGATCACCGCCTGCGCCCCCGACCTGGTCCTGGTCCAGGAGGCGCCGCGCTTCTTCCGCTGGCGCAAGAAACTGGCCCGGCTGGCCTCAGCCTCCGGACTGGTGACCCTCTCCGGAGGTGCCACGGCCGCCGGTCCCGCGATCCTGTGCTCGCTGCGGGCGACCGTCGAGCGCACCGAGGACGTCCTGCTGCCGCTCACCCCGGGGCTGCACCGGCGCGGCTTCGCCACCGCGGTCGTAGGGTTCGGCGGGGCCCGGTTCGGGGTGCTGAGCTGCCATCTGTCGCTGCGGAAGGACGAGCGGTACGCGCAGGGCGGCATGCTCCTCGACCGGCTCGCCGGGATGGGCGCGGAGCACGCGGTCGCGGGTGGTGACCTCAACGAGCGACCGGACGGCCGCACCTTCCGGCGGCTGGGGGACTCCCTCACGGACTGCTGGGCCGCCGGGCCATGGGGCGGCGAGTACACCTCGACGTCCGCCGAGCCGCACCAGCGCATCGACGCCCTGTTCGCCACCAGGGGCGTCGAGGTTCTGGGCTGCGGTGTCCCGCTCGGCCAGCCGGGAGTGACCGAGGCCGACCTGAGGGCGGCCACCGATCACCTGCCGGTCCTGGCCGCGCTCAGAGTGCCGGCCGCGTAG